In a single window of the Methylophaga frappieri genome:
- a CDS encoding isoprenyl transferase: protein MTAPVRNIPRHIAIIMDGNGRWAKQRLQPRFMGHRAGVRAVEGVVKHCAASGVEVLSLFAFSSENWRRPSKEVDLLMELFSHALDNQVQRLHQNNIRLQVIGDISRFSSTLQNKIAEAQNLTRHNSGLLINVAANYGGRWDITQAVNQLMAEVAAGKRAAGPVSEADIESCLVTASIPAPDLFIRTGGEQRISNFLIWQLAYTELYFTDTLWPEFNAKALEHAIEWYGQRERRFGRTSEQVQEQSDA from the coding sequence ATGACGGCGCCGGTCAGAAATATTCCACGTCATATCGCCATTATTATGGATGGTAATGGCCGCTGGGCAAAACAGCGTCTACAACCGCGATTTATGGGGCATCGTGCCGGTGTTCGTGCGGTTGAGGGGGTAGTCAAACATTGTGCCGCCAGTGGCGTTGAAGTGTTAAGCCTGTTTGCTTTCAGCAGCGAGAACTGGCGACGTCCCAGTAAAGAAGTGGACCTGTTAATGGAGCTATTCAGCCATGCGCTGGATAATCAGGTTCAGCGATTACATCAAAATAATATCCGTCTTCAAGTCATCGGCGATATCAGCCGATTTTCATCGACACTCCAGAATAAAATCGCTGAGGCGCAAAACTTAACGCGTCATAACAGCGGCCTGCTGATTAATGTTGCCGCCAATTATGGCGGGCGTTGGGATATTACTCAGGCGGTAAATCAGTTAATGGCTGAGGTGGCAGCAGGAAAGCGTGCGGCCGGGCCAGTATCGGAAGCAGACATCGAGTCATGCTTGGTTACCGCGTCTATTCCGGCACCTGACTTGTTTATTCGCACCGGTGGAGAGCAACGAATTAGCAATTTCCTCATCTGGCAGTTGGCCTACACGGAGCTGTATTTTACCGATACGCTTTGGCCGGAATTTAATGCAAAAGCGTTAGAGCATGCGATTGAATGGTATGGGCAACGTGAGCGCCGATTTGGGAGAACGTCTGAGCAAGTTCAGGAGCAGTCAGATGCTTAA